A genomic window from Streptomyces sp. WMMC940 includes:
- a CDS encoding alpha/beta fold hydrolase, protein MTIAHDVAGDGPAVVLLHSSVCDRRMWDDLRDALAGAGYRVVCPDFRGFGDTPAEALRPYRDADDVLALLDTLGIGRAAFVGASFGGGVAVEIAASRPDRVTALALLCAALPGHEPGPGLLAFDEEEDELLDAGDLDAAVELNVATWLGPEADEAVRGRVRAMQRHAFELQLAADAEAEEAGAEPVDDDEPPVDPAAITAPAVVVSGRHDLDDFRDMSARLAELIAGARAVELPWAGHLPALERPAEVTDLLRDFLRDSVLHRHGAAEPVPPAV, encoded by the coding sequence ATGACCATTGCTCACGATGTGGCGGGGGACGGCCCCGCGGTGGTGCTCCTGCATTCCTCGGTCTGCGACCGCCGGATGTGGGACGACCTACGGGACGCGCTGGCAGGGGCCGGGTACCGGGTCGTCTGCCCCGACTTCCGGGGCTTCGGCGACACCCCGGCCGAGGCACTGCGCCCCTACCGCGACGCGGACGACGTCCTCGCTCTTCTGGACACGCTCGGGATCGGGCGCGCGGCCTTCGTGGGGGCCTCGTTCGGAGGCGGGGTCGCCGTCGAGATCGCCGCGAGCCGACCGGACCGGGTGACGGCGCTCGCCCTGCTCTGCGCCGCGCTGCCCGGCCACGAACCGGGGCCCGGCCTGCTGGCCTTCGACGAGGAGGAGGACGAGCTGCTGGACGCCGGCGACCTTGACGCGGCCGTGGAGCTCAACGTGGCCACCTGGCTGGGCCCGGAGGCCGACGAGGCCGTACGGGGCCGCGTACGGGCCATGCAGCGGCACGCCTTCGAGCTCCAGCTCGCGGCGGACGCCGAGGCGGAGGAGGCCGGTGCGGAGCCCGTGGACGACGACGAGCCCCCCGTCGACCCGGCCGCGATCACCGCCCCCGCCGTCGTGGTCTCGGGCCGGCACGACCTCGACGACTTCCGGGACATGTCCGCCCGCCTCGCGGAGCTGATAGCGGGAGCGCGCGCCGTGGAGCTCCCCTGGGCCGGGCATCTCCCCGCACTGGAGCGTCCGGCCGAGGTGACGGACCTGCTCCGGGACTTCCTGCGCGACAGCGTCCTCCACCGGCACGGCGCCGCCGAGCCGGTGCCGCCCGCCGTCTGA